TTTGAGACTAACTTTACAATTGCCTGATCATTGAGAATGTCTCAAATGATTCCAGTTTGTATGCTGTCATGTAACTCTGATTATGCACTATAGACTGCGCATGCCAATGTTTAAAATGGACCACTTGAACTCAGTTCAGTTTAATTCAGGTTCAGAGGTACACACAATTACAGTCCAAACAGTTCACttcatgtattaaaaaaaacaacaataaaacaatattgcaAAATGACGCgctgagaaagaaagaggcatCATGCAGACAGCCAGTGTGCACACCCAGTGAAAAGGTGGAGGgagtgaaagaaagaaagcacaaaaaggaaaaccaAAGTGATACTCTCCTTAAATGCTGGCTGGGCACTTTGCCCTCGCCGCATCTgcacccgtccgtccgtccgtctcgtGTAGGCCGCTCGTCACGGGCGAAGGTCGGCCGATGGTTCGGGTCCCCTCCCGGCCCGTATTCGACGTTTGGACTCATCCTCCGCCTCGCGcaactgcaaaaagaaaaacggcaCTCTGTTGCATGCGGTTCACTTCTGAGGACGTACTCATGACCTATTTATTAAAGCTTGCTCCTATTTTAAGCTCACTGTATTAATTGTGTATGCATAcattaatgtttttgttttaatgtcttCATGTCCTTTTTATGTCTGTTCCTATGTGAAGCATTCAAtgcttatttctttctttattgtaaaccgctttgagctgcatttcttgtatgaaaggtgctatacaaataaagtttatgatTATTACCCTCTGGTCTCGCGCTCCGGTCCCTCTCTGTGCAGGCACTCGTCCGATCAGCTGCCTCGGCAATCCTGAAAGGCAGACATAttgtggtggttttggcaagAGGAAAATTTCCACTAGCGACCTTGACAGGTAAGTTTGAATCAGGCAACTAGCGGCACGCACGGGCTGGCGCATGTCTCATACGGCCCTCCCGCATTGGAGCGATCCGGGTTATGAAAGGTTTAACCCCTTACAAaaagggagggatggagggagagagagagcaagaggagATGAGAAGAGGCTTTGGTGCGCACTAAAGCACAACCGGCCAGGAGAGCTGGCTTGGCCccgagaggaaaaaaaaaaggaaaacgtgACGTCACGGAGGGCGTCACGGAGAATCTCATCGACCTCGACACCGTCGACGACACTGGGacccaggcaggcagacattATACCCTGGTATTCCACAAAGGGCAAGGTATAGCCACGTTCCACCCTGAGTGCACCAGGCCATGCAGGTACTGCCGGGCGCatcagagaaagagagcgagagagggagggagggaggaagggggtGTCTACTTTGCCAATTCGTATCTAGAGGGTCACAGCAACCCAATTGCCCGTGCGTGCTGCTAGTTATCCTATTCAAACAGACAGGGGTAGGGAAAgcgcaaaagaaaaaccaaaGTCATACTCCCCCTCAACGCTGGCTGGGCGCTTTGCCCTCCCGGCCTCGCCGCATCGCCGCTCGTCACGGGCCAAGGTCCGGGTCTGCTCCGGCCGGTGTTGGACTCGTCTTCCGCCTCGCACAAgtgcaaaaagacaaacagcacTCAGTTGCATGCGGTTCACTTGTGTCGACGTACTCATTACCTGCCCCCTCCCTGGTCTTGTGGGTGCGGCCCGGTCCCTCTCGGTGCGGGCTGGCGCTCGTCCCATCCGCTGCCCCGGCAACCCTGAAAGGCAGACAAATAAGGAAACCAAATTAAAACCCACAAGTGTGTACACTACCCTTGCATATTGGATTGCCATGTAACCTCTGGCCAGCCTTGgccagtcatgcgtcaggctCTTCTTAATCACTTGGCGACTGCTTTCTTTGGGTGATTCCTTCCTTTGCACCCCGCTCACTGGTCTGGTGGCCTCCGTCCGCCGGCTCTTCGTTTCGTGCATTGTCTCTTCCACCTCTCAAGACAAGCACAAAAGTCTCGCTGCGCagtcgcttgcgcttgccgtcgcttgcgcttgccgtcgcttgcgcttgccgtcgcttgcgcttgccgtcgcttgcgcttgccgtcgcttgcgcttgccgtcgcttgcgcttgccgtcgcttgcgcttgccgtcgcttgcgcgGTCGCTTGCGCggtcgcttgcgcttgccgtcgcttgcgcggtcgcttgcgcttgccgtcgcttgcgcgGTCGCTTGCCGTCGCTGCGCGTTTGGCACTCAATCAGGGCTGCACGACATGTTGGAAAATCAGTGATATGGCATATTGGGCCAGACCGTTGCATTGAGCAAAGTTGTGCAAAATTCTGGGATGGAGGTGAACTATTTAATCGCAATGAGATCAGTGAGATTAGTTAACTTTAACTTGCATCAATGACTTATCTTCTAAACTCATTACAAATAGTTAGGCAAGAAAACATGTTTCATTtgccacattaaaaaaaaatcttaaaagcTTTCTTAAAGTGCATGTCAATAACCTATACCACCATATGGCAGTTTTCCAATACGCGTGCAGCCCTACACATGTCACCATTGGTGTCCAAATGGCAGCCTCGGGGCAACTTTATCAACACACCACATGAATGAACACAACACCGCTTTGTAGCAGTAGCACAAAATATGAATGGCAAAATTCCGTGattgatttaatgaatttGTGTCAAAGAATTCTGAATTTGTTTCAGTATGCAGCCCTCAAACAGACATTTGGACACCGCTggtgtgaatttaaaaaaaataaataaatccatttcACACGTTGAAGCTGCGCAGGTCGACGCCTCCAGGGAAGCGGGTCTCCCTCAGAACTAGGCTACTTCAGAGCGATGCCACAGCGGTCCGTCCACCTCTGATCAGATGGTGTCGCGTCCCGGTCGCCATCTGCAGAAACAAATGTTAGAAACTCAAAGAGCACCCCAAGTTGTAGGTCACTTGCTTACTTGATCACAGCGGCTAGCTACTCTTGGTGACCGTCGCCGGGTCGGATCGGGCCGTGCGCCGCCCCCCCTTTTGCGTCCGGCCTGCAAAAGGCAGAACATGCAATGAGTTGGGCGCAGCTCGCATCATTACGTCTTCCTCGTGGACCGGCTCGCCCCAACACCGCCCCCTACACCTAGAGAACAAAGGACGCACAGTAGTAGGTTAGGCTTAGATCAAGCACGACAGTGGTAGGTtagaaaaagacacaaaatgtgaatgtcTCGCTCCAACACCTAGGGGAGAACAAAGAACGCAAGTATCACAGTggtaggttagggttagagcaagTGCAACAGTGGTAGgttagaaaaagacaaaatgtcacaagtCAAATTGCAAAATTGGACATTCGGGATGGGCTCGCTCCAACGCCGCCCTACACCGAGGGGGGAGAACAAAGAACGCAGCAAGTACGACAGTGGCAGgttagaaaaagacaaaatggtaCAAGTCATATGGCAAAGTTTGGTTTTGTGTCCATCCACGTAACCACGTCCTCCCCCAAGTGAGCCATCAATGGCAACCAAGCGCAAGACAACGCTGGATCCAGACAAGCCGCAACCACAGCACACCTCTTAAGCAAGACCAACCATCAGAGCCCCAAACACTGTCCACACCTGCAACCTTTCCGTCGTGCACCCATAACCAAAGGCAACCACACTGCCCCCTCCTGGGCACATGATCCGTACACGTCGACTTTTGCAGCATGCTGCTTCATTCTTGACTTGACATGGCATTGCTCCTTTGCATAAGGCCTTTGCTCCTTTGCATAtggccattgctcctttgcatatggccattgctcctttgcatatggccattgctcctttgcatatggccattgctcctttggatagggcattgctcctttggataGGGCATTGCGCCTTTGGATAGGGCATTGCGCCTTTGGATAGGGCATTGCGCCTTTGGATAGGGCATTGCGCCTTTGGATAGGGCATTGCGCCTTTGGATAGGGCATTGCGCCTTTGGATAGGGCATTGCGCCTTTGGATAGGGCATTGCGCCTTTGGCTAGGGcattgctcctttggatagggcattgctcctttggatagggcattgctcctttggataGGGCATTGCTCCTTTTGAAATGGCATTGTTCTTTGGATAGGCCATTGCGCCTTTGGATATGGAATGATACTTTTCCTCATCCCATTCGGCTTCTCTTGCAGCCTGCAAAAACAGACAGCCATTAGTGTGCTGGGAAGCTaaaattttacaaaaacagGTTTTCACCTGATTTAGGACTACTCTTCCTCAGTGTCCTCAACATCACTGAAATGGCTCCTCAAGAGCCTCCTGCTTGCTTTGTATAGAAGGATGCTGGCTGGGCGGCCTTTTTTAGTGctacaaaagacaaacaaattattgcaACAAAAATGGACATCGAGTTGAGTGCCAATGGCATGATATTTTTGCAACAATTATACATACTAAGTAGAGTTTTACGGTTGAAAACATATATAATCATTATATTGTAGTAAATTATGATAATTTATCAGGATtataattcatattttaattttatcatCCATCAACTCACCTCACATTGGACAGATGATCCAGGTTTGCGGCGTCCAAAACGGGAGAAAATAACCcgtgcaaatgtttgttgcgTAACGGAAcgagggcgggcgggcgttaTCTTTGAATAGATTTGGTCTGATTTGGACATGACGTAACAAATTAGTTACATTCCTCAGTTTGCATAACACGGAAATGGCACACGCataatataaattaataaagaATTGTTTAATTGACTATAGTCGAACTAACATTTCATATAGTCAGATAAACACGCGCTTATCGGCGGCGTCATTTACGAACCTTCGACAAACAAacgaatgaaaaaatgctggccagcattaaaaaaaaaaaaagaaaacgcgaAAGACATTTGAAATACCGTAGCGGCAAAACGACCAAAACGCGCAAAGACGCGACGCAAAGTCGATTGTGGCGTGCCGTGCCCAAACCTCAAGCACTCCCTAGACAGCGAAAATCCtgcaagaaataataaatggcATCGTAAgaaacggcaaacatttgcTCGCGAGCTAAATTGCCTACTTGAAAACTCTCCTTGCGGCCTCCAGTTAACTTCGACGCCTACAGTCCCCGTGGCGAGTGTGAaaatcctgcaacaaacaaacatggcgtCCGACGTGAGACGGCAaaaaacgacaaacatttgctcCCTTACCTGAGAAAACGCCACGCACTCGGTGGCACCTGCATTTGAGAACTCCCCTTGAGCGCGAAAATCCTGCAACAAACCGTCGTGAAAAACGGCAGGAgacgacaaacatttgccaGCTTGCTAGCTTACCTGAGAAGCCGCCCGCCACGCGCTCGGTGGCCCCTGCATTTGATAACTCCCCTTGAGCACACCTGTCTTCAATTTACCTAAAGACCTGACGTCACATCCGTCAATTCAAATCTTCTTCTCCTGATCGTCCAACGGCGCTTGGCACACTGGCGCCACCAGGTGGTCACCACCTGTCAACACCACACCGTTGCACAGAGACAATTCTCGAGTAATATCAGATAAATGATTTTCAAACAggtccaaacaagtttttccGTCATGACTACAAAGATCTTTAGACATGTGACAGAGCCCCCTATTGGTGTCTCGTGTATTGCAACAACAACTCGCTGTATTTTGCTGGGATGGGAATGAACCCGTGTTCTCTCCACTTTTGTTCCCAGGGAGCCAGAGGACGCATGTCGCGGATCAGGATCACTCTAGACAGCGTCTCCAAGGCAGTAGGAAGCACGGACATCAACTCCAAGTTCTCCCGTTTCAAGCCTGGCAACCCTGTGGTGGATAGCGACCATGCTGAAAAGCTTCTGGTGAAAGCCCAGAAGGTCTCATCCACTCAGCCGGATGTCTCGCTGCCTAGCAAAGCCACCGTAGAAGATGCAGATGGTGAAAAATGTGAAGCAGAAGATGAGAACAAAGAGCAAGCTGCAGAAAAGCCCTTCAAGAACTCCAAGCCAACTAACATGGACGAGACCTACAAGACTTTAGACCAGCACATCAACAGTTACTTTGGCATGAGTAGTCAAGGGGAAGAAGAGGAACGCAAGCACGACCGTATCCCAGTTTCATCTCCAGCTGCAGCCTCTAAGAGTATCGATGCACTTGCTGCCACACCTCCATCAGGAGACCTCCGTCACCCTAAAGCTAAACCTCCATCAGACTCCCCCGCAACAGAAAGCACAGCTGCATCCGGTCCAGTTCGACCCAGCTCCCCCAAAAAAGGCTTCACCCACTATCTGTCCTACCCTCGTCCGAGTGTTCAAGCTTTTGTGGCGAACTACATCGCTCCGCTGGTTCCCGAATTCCGAGGAGACGCCAAAAGCCTTGACAAGCTCCCAGTAGTAGAAGCTTCTGTGGAGGAGGCGGCTAGTGAAGATCCGAAAGCAGATGAAAAGTTTTCTATCAAACAACAGGCCAATTCATTCGGGAAAAATCATGATCAAAGCTTACCTAAAAGTGCCATTCATGTAATCGGGTTAGCCTTAATTTGTGGTTAATTcttcaataaaaaagaaacaaaacctaTACGGGCATGGTATTTGTTTACGGCAAAATTGTGTTTACAAGATTGTGCGTTCGATATTCTCCGCTGTAATAGACCTTCATTTTCAATGCAATTCAAATAACTgatgcaaacacacattgtGAAATCTCAATGCCTTTATTCCTGTTGTTGCGACAGTGGTACAATGCTTTGAAAACATGCAGCCACTTGGAAGTGTGCCTGGCATTGGGAATGTTCTTCACAGAGACTAACATATGACAATGTGTGTAGCGTCGCTGACACAAAGTTTCTGGTTaaacatggaaataaaaaagaaacattgacaaaaagtaaaaaaaaaaaaaaaaaatgcattgaaaCATTCATAAAACGGAAAATGTTTTGGTCGAGCCTCTCCCGCTCTCTCCCGAGGCCGTGGAATGTGATTGTCTGACATTGGAGCaggaacaaaaccaaaaaaaaaaaaaaaaaaaatcaatggagTCGACTGAAGACTGAGAAATCCTCCTTCCAAATCTTCCTAACGTAAACACTTCCTTCCTGTGAGGCGTTTGTGTACGCTGCCTCGGCGGTCGTTAAGCTTCTCATTGCAATCATAAGGCCTGATAAAGTACATAGTGGCTCGTCCTTGGACTAGCGGAGGCACCCTGATTTCTACTAGAGCGTGCATAAAAGCAATaatgtttgtaatttttttaagtcaaaggtaaaatggctgctttgCCTTTTCCCCGctacatttatatatatatatatatatatatatataaaaaagttTGAAGGCATCACGTGCACCTGCTTTAAAGAGGAATGTCTGAAGCTacacaaaacataaataagaGGATAATAAAAAGTCATAATGGCCTTTTGTATAATCAACACTGCCTGTTGGTGGAATGTTCATGaatacaaaatagaaaaaaaaaagcaaaattttCTTGTGAGTATAAGGATGTTAGATAAGATGACCGTATACGTGTTAACATACATTACCCGGAGCGTCGCTGTGCTATTGTCATACATAATAAATGTGACTTGAGCTAAATTCTACAAGTGCTTACATTTCTATCCCCCAAGTGGttggaataaaataatgatgtgTGTCAAGCTTTCGGCttgaaatataaattaaaaagaaatggaatggAACTTGATGAGGGGTTGTCACCCTGGGAAAACATGTCATGAATCTACTCAATCAACTTCACCGCAATTATTTTTGGAACTTTTCGTCGTCGTAATATCTCAATTTTCACAGCATTTGGTTTCTTTTACAAAGCAAATAGAAACGTGCAAAGGCCACcgtacaaaaaacaaataaaaaaaaaacagagtgaTGTTTGTGTATAATGCTGAGacgtttgtctttttcttgggTTCCCTTTCTTTGGGattgtggtcattttttttttttttttttttggtcatcaaGCCAAAGTCTTGAATTGTCGTGGCcctggctttaaaaaaaaaaaaaaggctccttCAGGACGTTAGTAGCCCATACCTGATGGGAGaggcagaacaaaaaaaaaaaacatcagcgaTCTCTGAAAACTAGTCAAAATGGTAAACAGGTTGCCGGTACGTACCGTTGGTGACTGACTTGGTCTCGCCTCTTCCTGGCGCCTGCCgcacaaaaacagaaacaattaTTGGACTTGTCCATTTTATGGACACCGTCGCCTTCAATTATCACCGCaccaggaaggaaggaaggaaggaaatgtGACTCATACGTGTACCACAGGTGGGCGGTCCATTTGGACCAATACAAACacagcctgtgtgtgtgttgtgtgtgtgtgtgtgtggacagtGCATCCATGGTGTTGATCTTAAGCCAAAGTTCAGAAGTGCAAATTGGCCGCAGCGGAAGCAGATGTTGTAAAGAACGGCCCCcattaaagcaataaaaaggcAAAGCAGAGTGCAAGTGGAGCAGATTTGTACTTTCAAAAAAAGGGTGAAACAGCCATCGGTGAAAAGCTGGCAAAGTTGGACAAACTCTAAATAAGAGATAGCGTACTTTGGATTTCAATTTTTGATGAGACACAATGTCTTGTTGGTCCTCAATGAAAACTAAAAGGTCATTCAACTTAAGAATTCTTTTTAGTTTGAATTTTCTACAGCACTGTCCAACCGGTGACGATAAAAAGGTGGCAGCAAgtacaagttttttttcttctttacctCTGCAGGCTTTTTCCAGATTGTCACGAGTATATCGACTAGCTACGAAGAGCTCTTTTAggggaaacacaaaacatatCAATTCACAATATACATGCAAGTGTCGATTTTGACAAAAAGACTAATGCTGACTCTGCAGCTTCCCGTACGAGTCAGTTTGAAATGAAACGTACCTTGGCCGCAGAGGAGCCTTTGTTCTCCCATAAACTCCTCTTATTGGTCACGTCGACGGGCTTCAGGTCCtggaaaagcagaaaaaaaatgaatttctgGGTGGTATCATGCAATTTTCCCAGCAGCCACTAGATGTCGCCAGAGGTTTTTTCCAGGCAAGGCCTTCCTATTCATTCATCCTTCTCATGAAGAAAAATGCTAACCGCCTGCCAGATTTGGAGTTGGCGCAGGCGTTGCCGTGGAAACGACCTACCGATGGCCTTGCTCCCGACGTCTTGCCGCTCTCGGGGGCTTTATTCAGCCAGTCGTTGATGCGGCCCGCCACGCCCGGGTTGATCAAGCTTGCTTCCTGTTTGGACAGAAGCAGAAAGATGAGCGGGCGGCGCCACCTCCTCCCTCCCCGCAATCAACCTCGGTCACCTTAAAGGTGCTGCCGGTGCTTCCCGGCGAGTTGAACACGCTGCCTTTCTCCCACATGCTCTTGATGTTACGGATGCTGTCGGTCACCGTCGGGAGATCCACGG
This genomic window from Syngnathus acus chromosome 23, fSynAcu1.2, whole genome shotgun sequence contains:
- the LOC119117540 gene encoding uncharacterized protein LOC119117540; this encodes MSRIRITLDSVSKAVGSTDINSKFSRFKPGNPVVDSDHAEKLLVKAQKVSSTQPDVSLPSKATVEDADGEKCEAEDENKEQAAEKPFKNSKPTNMDETYKTLDQHINSYFGMSSQGEEEERKHDRIPVSSPAAASKSIDALAATPPSGDLRHPKAKPPSDSPATESTAASGPVRPSSPKKGFTHYLSYPRPSVQAFVANYIAPLVPEFRGDAKSLDKLPVVEASVEEAASEDPKADEKFSIKQQWYNALKTCSHLEVCLALGMFFTETNI